Proteins encoded in a region of the Neodiprion virginianus isolate iyNeoVirg1 chromosome 2, iyNeoVirg1.1, whole genome shotgun sequence genome:
- the LOC124296915 gene encoding uncharacterized protein LOC124296915, with translation MSNSRMTRSRRRESGGKEPFIMENPRVPETISSLLVDPLPIPSAASQIDLLKIMSQQQEAAERHQQQLLQLLLDQQEQRKQELVNQREQRERELASQLEQRRLDREAQERSETSLHELFRTTVAALQAVHQVNGSGEPAVTPRGSRVVIPLPSPVPVPAVREVQHPGPFQDVRDSSFHPSDKKARPFDGQPLTQDIFFSSRVR, from the exons ATGAGCAATAGTCGAATGACACGCTCTCGTCGAAGGGAAAGTGGCGGAAAAGAACCTTTCATTATGGAAAATCCGCGGGTCCCCGAGACAATCTCATCACTTTTAGTGGACCCTCTTCCAATTCCTTCGGCGGCCTCTCAGATTGATCTGCTGAAGATCATGTcccaacaacaagaagccgcTGAACGTCATCAACAGCAACTTCTTCAGCTGCTTCTTGATCAACAAGAGCAGCGAAAGCAAGAACTCGTCAATCAACGAGAACAACGAGAAAGGGAACTTGCCTCCCAGTTGGAGCAGCGGAGGCTTGATAGAGAAGCTCAAGAACGATCCGAGACCAGTCTTCATGAACTGTtccggacgactgtggcagctcttcaGGCTGTCCATCAGGTGAACGGCTCAGGAGAACCGGCCGTCACCCCTCGAGGTTCCAGAGTCGTTATtccgcttccctctcctgttcccgttcCCGCTGTTCGGGAGGTCCAACATCCAGGACCGTTCCAGGATGTTCGAgactcaag ttttcacccTTCAGACAAGAAGGCgaggcccttcgatggtcagccgttgactcaAGATATTTTCTTCAGTTCACGGGTCcgctaa